A stretch of the Synergistota bacterium genome encodes the following:
- a CDS encoding transketolase — translation MGISKELIKNLENIANQVRRDIIKMTGFAGSGHPGGSLSVVEVLVSLYFARMRHNPSDPYWPERDRFVLSKGHAAPALYSVLSLCGYFPREELWRLRKLGSILQGHPSRLDTPGVEASTGSLGIGFAIAQGMALAGKLDKKDYRVFVLLGDGEIQEGIVWEVAMSASFHHLDNLTAILDYNGMQLDGSIHDIVSPYPIASKWRAFGWEVFEIDGHDFYQILEVLSKVERVREFPTIIIAHTVKGKGVSFMENNNEFHGKAPTPEQVKMALEELGEVA, via the coding sequence ATGGGAATTTCAAAGGAGTTAATCAAGAACCTTGAAAACATAGCAAATCAAGTTAGGCGGGATATAATAAAGATGACCGGATTTGCTGGTTCTGGACATCCTGGAGGATCACTATCTGTAGTTGAAGTACTCGTTTCTCTGTATTTTGCAAGAATGAGACACAATCCGAGCGATCCTTATTGGCCCGAAAGAGATAGGTTTGTTTTATCTAAGGGGCATGCTGCTCCAGCGTTATATTCAGTTTTGTCGCTGTGCGGTTATTTTCCGAGGGAAGAGCTGTGGAGGTTAAGAAAGTTGGGCTCCATCCTTCAGGGACATCCTTCGAGACTTGATACTCCTGGGGTTGAGGCTTCTACTGGCTCTTTAGGTATAGGTTTTGCTATAGCTCAAGGGATGGCTCTTGCAGGAAAGCTAGATAAAAAGGATTATAGAGTTTTTGTTCTTTTAGGTGATGGGGAAATTCAAGAGGGAATTGTTTGGGAGGTTGCTATGTCTGCTAGCTTCCATCACCTTGATAATCTTACTGCTATCCTTGATTATAATGGTATGCAGCTTGATGGTTCTATTCATGATATAGTTTCTCCTTATCCTATAGCCTCTAAATGGAGAGCTTTCGGTTGGGAGGTTTTTGAGATAGATGGACATGACTTTTATCAAATTCTTGAGGTGCTTAGTAAGGTTGAGAGAGTTAGGGAATTTCCAACTATAATAATAGCACACACTGTTAAAGGTAAGGGTGTTTCCTTTATGGAAAATAATAATGAATTTCATGGAAAAGCTCCCACACCTGAGCAAGTTAAAATGGCGCTTGAGGAACTTGGGGAGGTTGCATAG
- the recR gene encoding recombination mediator RecR, translating into MVLAKSLRELVVLLSELPGLGEKSSQRIVFHLLKEKPEKIRRIAELLIDVRERLKPCSICGALSDTDPCGICLDKGRDKSTICVVEDTLDLLSIERASFYKGVYHVLGGLISFADGIGPEDLNFQGLIRRLENANVKEIILALDPSVEGDTTMFYIVDLLKPFKIRITRLAFGIPIGGNVDMADSLTLTKAFEGRREIEGV; encoded by the coding sequence TTGGTTCTAGCTAAGTCTTTGAGGGAGCTTGTGGTGCTTTTGAGTGAGCTCCCTGGTTTAGGAGAAAAAAGCTCTCAAAGAATAGTTTTTCATCTTCTTAAGGAAAAACCTGAAAAGATTCGAAGAATAGCAGAGTTATTGATTGATGTGAGGGAAAGGCTTAAACCTTGTTCCATTTGTGGGGCTTTAAGCGACACAGATCCTTGCGGTATATGTTTAGATAAGGGGAGGGATAAATCTACAATATGTGTAGTTGAAGATACGCTTGATCTCTTAAGCATAGAAAGGGCTTCCTTTTACAAGGGGGTTTATCATGTTTTAGGTGGATTAATATCCTTTGCTGATGGAATAGGACCAGAGGACTTGAATTTTCAGGGTCTTATAAGAAGATTGGAAAATGCTAATGTAAAGGAGATTATCTTAGCGTTGGATCCGAGTGTAGAAGGGGATACTACAATGTTTTACATAGTTGATCTTCTTAAACCCTTTAAGATTAGAATAACACGCTTGGCTTTTGGAATTCCTATAGGTGGTAATGTAGATATGGCTGATAGTCTTACATTAACGAAGGCTTTTGAGGGAAGGAGAGAAATCGAGGGGGTGTAA
- a CDS encoding DUF5693 family protein: MFRKFLFFIFFLGLAFSFYFLYHRVSVELQNRVFSVSLDMEEIKLLSSIEGVPLETVLRKLKESGANVVSVHALTLDNLYKEGKVLFFQGYEADRYQWLKGDFKPYFTYVLVKDENLLRSIFLSLGFAIGMDKVEIKDVEGGLIIEVKKSLESTIAIPICFSKDEVDLLKREGFKVYLRIRNFRENNPDYIKHIFDEMDLLDTEKVLVFDGEEAFGYPNLLKEVSSEIKKRNYKVGLIEFAKQIGKEEIALYSFPNVLLVHSIDAKEILIYDKERALLRYLRAVKERNMRVLYVRFFFNLRGDLVAENAKYISNLISSIKEAGFVLGSPNPLPNFSKSSFIAFVISFGALAGVTLFLKYLSIFREKYILLFLPLAILSYVFLYFFKGSYFSFTLLALLVSIIFPVWGMLVLIDKKETISLMHNSYSAYLRSFLFLSLYPILISLSAGVYISSILGEPLFMSKLFQFKGVKIAYLFPLVSAGLIALHKEGRNLRSLIKEPFMKEEFLVFLALSGIVGIYLIRSGNIPVVKPISIEREARDVLDILLYARPRFKEFLIGYPSIALFLYLSSKKLLSNYRPLVIMVGTIAPVSVINSFCHIHTPFLLSLLRTINGVIFGWVMGALLLLVLHLFYKK; this comes from the coding sequence ATGTTTCGTAAGTTTCTGTTTTTTATTTTTTTCTTGGGTTTAGCGTTTAGCTTTTATTTTCTCTACCATAGAGTGAGTGTAGAATTGCAAAATAGGGTTTTCTCTGTATCTTTAGATATGGAGGAGATTAAGCTTCTTTCCTCTATTGAAGGTGTTCCACTTGAAACAGTCTTAAGAAAGCTCAAAGAAAGTGGAGCGAATGTGGTTTCCGTACATGCTCTTACTTTGGATAACCTTTATAAAGAGGGGAAGGTTTTATTTTTTCAAGGTTATGAGGCTGATAGATATCAATGGCTTAAGGGGGATTTTAAACCCTATTTTACTTATGTTCTAGTAAAAGATGAAAACTTATTAAGGAGTATCTTCCTATCCTTGGGTTTCGCTATAGGTATGGATAAAGTTGAAATTAAAGATGTTGAAGGAGGGCTTATTATAGAGGTTAAGAAGAGCTTGGAAAGTACGATTGCTATTCCTATATGCTTTTCGAAAGATGAGGTTGACCTTCTCAAGAGGGAAGGTTTTAAGGTTTACTTGAGGATAAGGAACTTCAGAGAGAATAATCCAGATTATATAAAACATATATTTGATGAGATGGATTTGCTGGATACAGAAAAGGTGCTGGTCTTTGATGGTGAAGAGGCTTTCGGTTATCCTAACCTGTTAAAAGAGGTTTCTTCTGAGATAAAAAAGAGGAATTATAAGGTTGGTTTGATTGAATTTGCTAAGCAGATAGGAAAGGAGGAAATCGCTCTTTATAGCTTTCCAAACGTTTTGCTCGTTCATAGCATAGATGCGAAAGAAATCCTCATTTATGATAAAGAGAGGGCTCTCTTGAGGTATTTGAGAGCGGTCAAAGAAAGAAATATGAGAGTTTTATATGTTAGATTTTTCTTTAATCTCCGGGGAGACCTAGTAGCGGAAAACGCGAAGTACATATCAAACCTGATAAGCTCCATAAAAGAGGCTGGTTTTGTCTTAGGTAGTCCAAATCCTTTGCCCAATTTCAGTAAAAGCTCTTTCATAGCCTTTGTGATATCTTTTGGAGCGCTTGCTGGAGTTACACTATTTCTAAAATATCTTAGTATTTTCAGGGAAAAGTATATACTTCTTTTTCTACCTCTAGCTATCCTTTCTTACGTGTTCCTCTATTTCTTTAAAGGATCTTATTTTAGCTTTACTCTTTTAGCTCTTTTAGTTTCTATTATTTTCCCAGTTTGGGGTATGCTTGTTCTTATTGATAAAAAGGAGACCATAAGTTTGATGCACAATAGCTATAGTGCCTATTTAAGGAGCTTCTTATTTTTAAGCCTTTATCCTATCTTAATTTCTCTTTCCGCTGGAGTATATATATCTTCTATACTGGGTGAGCCGCTTTTTATGTCTAAGCTTTTCCAATTTAAGGGAGTCAAGATAGCATATCTCTTCCCCCTTGTAAGTGCGGGATTAATAGCTCTTCATAAAGAAGGCAGAAATTTAAGGAGCTTGATTAAGGAACCATTTATGAAGGAAGAGTTTTTGGTTTTTCTGGCATTGTCTGGAATTGTTGGGATTTATCTTATTAGAAGTGGTAATATTCCTGTGGTAAAGCCAATTTCTATTGAAAGGGAGGCAAGGGATGTTCTTGATATATTGCTTTATGCTCGTCCCCGTTTTAAAGAGTTCTTAATAGGATATCCTTCGATAGCTCTCTTTCTATACCTTAGTTCTAAAAAGCTTCTCTCTAACTATAGGCCTTTGGTTATAATGGTGGGGACAATAGCCCCCGTTTCAGTTATTAATAGCTTTTGTCATATACATACTCCATTTTTGCTTTCGCTCTTAAGAACGATAAATGGGGTGATCTTCGGTTGGGTAATGGGTGCCCTTTTGCTTTTAGTTCTTCATCTTTTTTATAAAAAATGA
- a CDS encoding TRAM domain-containing protein, whose protein sequence is MAGKQIYFVERILQFVFVFLGLGIGYQVSPYVLRYIDYSLTAVEKMSLVGAVTVIGGFIMYILSPSIIRVILKVVSRVESDLQKLPAIDIAIGLLGLILGLIVANLLAVSLTPIPIIGEYFPLILNIIFGYLGVGLALRKKEEIMTILGLIPRLKDKLSLRPSKKEAYVTELPCPKILDTSVIIDGRILDIYKTGFLEGSILIPRFVLNELQYVADSTDPMKRSRGRRGLDILTKIQKEGKDRVRIYEDEVDGKSVDEKLITLAKKLNAEIITTDYNLNKVANIEGVRVLNINELANALKPLVLPGEELEVQIIREGKESGQGVGYLDDGTMVVVEEGRSYIGKVVELQVTSVLQTAAGRMIFGKIKRITK, encoded by the coding sequence TTGGCAGGAAAACAGATTTATTTTGTGGAGAGGATCCTTCAGTTTGTTTTTGTTTTTTTGGGTTTAGGAATAGGTTATCAAGTTAGCCCCTACGTTTTAAGATATATAGATTATTCTCTAACGGCTGTAGAAAAAATGAGCCTTGTAGGGGCTGTTACAGTTATTGGTGGCTTTATAATGTACATATTATCACCAAGCATAATAAGGGTTATTCTTAAGGTTGTGAGCAGAGTAGAAAGTGACCTTCAAAAGCTACCTGCTATAGATATAGCTATAGGTTTACTTGGCTTGATATTAGGTCTTATAGTTGCCAATCTTTTAGCCGTTTCATTAACTCCTATACCTATTATTGGAGAGTATTTTCCCCTGATACTTAATATAATTTTTGGTTATCTCGGTGTTGGGCTTGCCTTAAGAAAAAAAGAGGAGATAATGACTATATTAGGTTTAATACCGCGCTTGAAGGATAAGTTGTCTCTGAGACCATCTAAGAAGGAAGCATATGTTACTGAGCTCCCCTGTCCTAAGATCTTGGATACAAGTGTTATAATAGATGGCAGGATTCTTGATATATATAAAACTGGATTTCTTGAAGGAAGTATTCTCATACCGAGATTTGTTTTAAATGAACTTCAGTATGTTGCTGATTCAACGGATCCGATGAAAAGGAGTAGAGGAAGAAGAGGGCTTGATATTTTGACTAAGATTCAGAAGGAAGGTAAAGATAGGGTTAGAATATATGAGGATGAAGTCGATGGTAAGAGTGTAGATGAAAAGCTTATTACACTTGCGAAGAAGCTTAACGCTGAAATTATTACTACGGATTATAATCTTAACAAAGTGGCTAATATTGAAGGGGTAAGGGTGCTTAATATAAATGAGCTTGCAAATGCTCTTAAGCCTTTAGTTTTACCTGGAGAGGAGTTAGAGGTTCAAATTATAAGAGAGGGTAAAGAATCTGGACAAGGTGTAGGTTACTTGGATGATGGGACCATGGTTGTAGTTGAGGAAGGTAGGTCTTACATAGGCAAAGTTGTTGAACTTCAGGTTACAAGTGTTCTTCAAACAGCTGCTGGAAGAATGATATTTGGGAAAATAAAGAGAATAACTAAGTGA
- the ftsE gene encoding cell division ATP-binding protein FtsE, with amino-acid sequence MISFSMVTKVYPHNIVALKDVTVNIEKGEFVFLIGPTGSGKTTFLRLIYREIKPTRGSVYVMGENLLKMKEKEIPYLRRQIGFVFQDFKLLPYKTVYENIAFALEVIGCNRDEAEARVEEILERVGLSHRKNLLPYQLSGGERQRVAIARALVNNPPILLADEPTGNLDFEAARSIMDLLVEANLHGTTVVVATHNRDIVNSLRKRVIALKDGTLVRDDKEGVYNV; translated from the coding sequence TTGATAAGTTTTAGTATGGTTACAAAAGTTTACCCTCACAATATAGTGGCTTTAAAGGATGTCACGGTTAACATTGAAAAAGGGGAATTTGTTTTTCTTATAGGTCCTACTGGTTCTGGTAAGACAACTTTCCTTAGGCTGATATATAGGGAAATTAAACCAACCCGTGGCAGCGTTTATGTGATGGGCGAGAACCTTCTTAAGATGAAGGAAAAGGAGATTCCCTATTTAAGAAGGCAGATAGGGTTTGTATTTCAAGATTTTAAGCTTCTTCCTTATAAGACTGTTTATGAAAATATAGCTTTCGCTTTGGAAGTTATCGGTTGTAATCGTGATGAAGCTGAAGCAAGGGTTGAAGAGATTCTTGAAAGAGTCGGTTTGTCGCACAGGAAAAATCTTCTACCCTATCAGCTTTCTGGAGGGGAACGCCAACGTGTAGCTATAGCAAGGGCTCTTGTTAATAATCCTCCTATACTTTTAGCTGATGAACCTACAGGAAACCTTGATTTTGAGGCTGCAAGGAGCATAATGGACTTGTTAGTAGAAGCGAACCTACATGGGACTACAGTTGTAGTAGCTACTCATAATAGGGATATAGTTAACTCTTTGAGGAAAAGAGTAATAGCCTTGAAAGACGGAACTCTTGTAAGGGACGATAAGGAAGGGGTTTACAATGTATAA
- a CDS encoding polysaccharide pyruvyl transferase family protein, producing MKVFISGYYGFGNLGDEMLLDALKNLLLETGFRRDDIVVLSASPENTLREHMLPAIKRGNFISLLLNIKKGDILISGPGGLFQDVTGPWSPLFYASHIFLALIKGAKIFLYGQSFGPIKRKFNLKLLKFLSSMASLVVLRDKSMSDIVPEGKLFFTPDPAFALCYDQERGKERNGICLVFRRWSWDLDALVSSLIKTGLPLTLVSFQPSLEREEGLDLSRKYELPFYGFEDWKEALNFFSQFKILVGMRLHSLIISAMAFTPFIGISYDPKIKNLCDLLEMPYIEDEKGFSLLDRYVDALMVKWDREKEKLKKKVELLRSEVKAIFVESMDILMGRERC from the coding sequence ATGAAGGTATTTATATCCGGTTATTATGGTTTTGGAAATTTAGGTGATGAAATGTTACTTGATGCCTTGAAGAATCTACTTTTAGAAACGGGCTTTAGGAGGGATGATATCGTAGTCCTTTCAGCTTCTCCTGAAAATACATTGAGAGAACATATGCTGCCGGCAATTAAAAGAGGAAATTTTATAAGCCTCCTTTTAAATATAAAGAAAGGTGATATTCTTATAAGCGGTCCTGGAGGATTGTTTCAGGATGTTACAGGACCCTGGAGTCCGCTTTTTTATGCTTCACATATCTTTTTAGCTCTTATTAAGGGAGCAAAAATTTTCTTATACGGACAAAGCTTTGGGCCTATAAAAAGGAAGTTTAATTTGAAGTTGCTTAAGTTTCTTTCTTCTATGGCATCTCTTGTGGTTTTAAGAGACAAAAGCATGAGTGATATAGTACCTGAAGGCAAGCTTTTCTTTACCCCAGATCCTGCTTTTGCTCTTTGTTATGATCAAGAGAGAGGTAAGGAAAGGAATGGAATATGTCTTGTTTTTAGGAGATGGAGTTGGGACTTAGATGCTCTTGTTTCTTCTCTTATTAAAACTGGTTTACCTTTGACGCTTGTCTCTTTTCAACCCTCTTTAGAGCGGGAGGAGGGATTAGATCTTTCTAGAAAATATGAATTGCCCTTTTATGGATTTGAAGATTGGAAGGAGGCTTTAAATTTTTTCTCTCAGTTTAAGATTTTAGTTGGGATGAGATTGCACTCTCTTATAATTTCCGCTATGGCTTTTACTCCTTTTATTGGGATTTCTTATGATCCGAAAATTAAAAATCTATGTGATCTTTTAGAAATGCCGTATATAGAAGATGAGAAGGGTTTCTCCCTCTTAGATAGATATGTGGATGCTCTCATGGTAAAATGGGATAGGGAAAAAGAAAAATTAAAAAAGAAGGTAGAGCTTTTAAGAAGCGAGGTAAAAGCTATTTTCGTAGAGAGTATGGATATCTTGATGGGGAGGGAAAGATGCTAA
- a CDS encoding DUF951 domain-containing protein, translating into MKVDRIVKLKKPHPCGSKEWMVLREGLDFRLRCLGCGREIWISRERLRRIALKNGLQGEDSGGRENKTEVL; encoded by the coding sequence ATGAAGGTTGATAGGATAGTTAAGCTTAAAAAGCCGCATCCTTGTGGGAGTAAAGAGTGGATGGTTTTAAGAGAAGGTCTAGATTTTAGGTTAAGATGTCTTGGGTGTGGAAGGGAGATATGGATATCAAGGGAGAGATTGCGGAGGATTGCTCTTAAAAATGGCTTACAGGGTGAGGATAGTGGCGGTAGGGAAAATAAGACAGAAGTTTTATAA
- a CDS encoding peptidoglycan DD-metalloendopeptidase family protein codes for MLFRGFWGRLLLNRSLFLYIFFSLFLFSSIVSALDYDREIAEKQKLLDRIKKQLEEQERLIKTRAQREESLLEEIGKLDKEIEKLTLETKITSLKIDKLNAEINEKKKLIEKLLAELESKRELLASRVQAMYRYGRAGYLEALLRASSWESLALNSLYLRRIASYEASLIEEIERREREVSREKLELEKKLRELVALREKLKGEIASLNRKKSEREALLNKVRQEKAFYQKAYAEFEELSRQLEVTIRKLIADREAASLRRSGEISGFRLGQRRIRMIWPVSGKIVSSYGYRVHPQFGTRDFHAGIDIEAPLGTAVKAAAGGEVIFAGWLKGYGRVVIILHEGGVASVYAHLNDIVVNERDRVSQGQVIGSVGNTGLTTGAHLHFEVRVDGRTVDPLAYLPR; via the coding sequence TTGCTGTTCAGAGGCTTTTGGGGAAGGTTGCTGTTGAATAGGAGTCTCTTCTTATATATATTTTTTTCCCTATTTTTATTTTCCTCAATAGTCTCAGCCTTAGATTATGATAGAGAGATAGCTGAAAAGCAAAAGCTTTTAGATAGGATTAAAAAACAGCTCGAGGAGCAAGAGAGGCTAATTAAGACGAGGGCTCAGAGAGAGGAAAGTCTTCTTGAAGAGATAGGTAAGCTTGATAAAGAGATAGAGAAGCTAACCCTTGAAACTAAAATAACGAGCTTAAAGATTGACAAGCTTAATGCTGAGATAAACGAGAAAAAGAAGCTCATAGAGAAACTTCTTGCTGAGCTTGAATCTAAAAGGGAACTTCTTGCAAGTAGAGTTCAAGCTATGTATAGGTATGGAAGAGCAGGTTACCTTGAAGCTTTATTGAGAGCTTCAAGTTGGGAAAGTCTTGCTCTAAATAGTCTTTATTTAAGGAGAATAGCTTCTTATGAAGCCTCATTAATAGAGGAAATAGAACGTAGAGAAAGGGAAGTTTCAAGAGAAAAACTAGAGCTTGAGAAAAAATTAAGAGAATTAGTAGCTTTAAGGGAGAAGCTTAAGGGAGAAATCGCTTCCTTAAATCGAAAGAAGTCAGAAAGAGAAGCCTTGCTAAATAAGGTTCGTCAGGAAAAGGCCTTTTACCAGAAAGCTTACGCAGAGTTTGAGGAGCTTTCAAGACAGTTAGAGGTGACGATAAGGAAACTTATAGCCGACAGGGAAGCCGCAAGTTTGAGAAGAAGCGGTGAAATCAGCGGTTTTAGGTTAGGTCAGAGAAGAATTCGTATGATTTGGCCGGTGAGCGGTAAAATTGTTTCAAGTTATGGATATAGAGTTCATCCTCAGTTTGGTACACGGGATTTTCATGCAGGTATAGACATAGAGGCTCCTTTAGGAACGGCAGTTAAAGCTGCTGCGGGAGGAGAGGTTATTTTTGCTGGATGGCTTAAGGGTTATGGAAGGGTTGTAATAATCCTTCACGAGGGTGGGGTTGCTTCTGTTTATGCCCATCTTAATGACATAGTAGTTAACGAGAGGGATAGAGTTTCTCAAGGTCAGGTTATAGGAAGTGTTGGAAATACGGGTCTGACTACTGGAGCTCATCTTCATTTTGAAGTTAGAGTGGATGGAAGGACAGTAGATCCTTTGGCCTATTTACCACGATGA
- the ftsX gene encoding permease-like cell division protein FtsX gives MYKLKYFLREALKGLWRHGFMSLLTVTTIFIVLFIVGLFLLVGINIRFAVESLSQSLEIRLVLKGNPTPQDVQRLYSSILSIEGVKEAKFVSRGEGLRNLAKELGREDLLSLLKTNPLPDVFEIRVKKASDIDSVVGIIKNWRETQEIIYGKEAAQKLLALQRLLVYSGSVLALILLVSALLVIFNTIRLVVYARREEIEIMKLVGATHWFIRLPFLFEGVILGGIGGIVASIGLFFVYREALDLVALNFPFIPLINDMTLIYKLCGFISLGGLLIGLGGGLFAVQRLLGKVAVE, from the coding sequence ATGTATAAGCTTAAATATTTTCTTAGAGAAGCTTTGAAAGGATTGTGGCGTCATGGTTTTATGAGTTTGCTTACTGTTACAACAATATTTATAGTTCTCTTTATTGTAGGTTTATTTCTACTTGTGGGGATTAATATTCGTTTTGCTGTAGAGAGTCTATCTCAAAGTCTTGAAATAAGGCTTGTGTTGAAAGGTAACCCCACTCCTCAGGATGTTCAAAGACTTTATAGCAGTATCCTTTCTATTGAAGGCGTTAAGGAAGCGAAATTTGTCTCTCGTGGAGAGGGTTTAAGAAATCTTGCAAAGGAGCTTGGAAGAGAGGATCTTTTGAGCTTGCTTAAGACCAATCCTTTGCCCGATGTCTTTGAAATAAGGGTTAAAAAGGCGTCTGATATAGATAGTGTAGTAGGTATTATAAAGAACTGGAGAGAGACACAAGAGATAATTTATGGTAAGGAGGCTGCTCAGAAGCTTTTGGCTCTGCAAAGGCTTTTAGTTTATAGTGGAAGTGTTCTAGCTCTAATACTCTTAGTTTCTGCTTTGCTTGTTATATTCAATACCATTCGGCTTGTGGTTTATGCAAGAAGAGAGGAAATAGAGATAATGAAGCTTGTTGGTGCAACTCATTGGTTTATAAGGTTACCCTTCTTGTTTGAAGGTGTTATCCTTGGAGGTATAGGAGGAATTGTTGCATCAATAGGTCTCTTTTTCGTATACAGAGAGGCTTTAGATCTTGTTGCTCTTAATTTTCCTTTTATTCCTTTAATTAACGATATGACGCTTATTTACAAACTTTGTGGTTTTATTTCCTTGGGCGGGCTTCTGATAGGTTTGGGAGGTGGGCTTTTTGCTGTTCAGAGGCTTTTGGGGAAGGTTGCTGTTGAATAG
- a CDS encoding YbaB/EbfC family nucleoid-associated protein, giving the protein MEGRLLKQFQEKILKIQEELASQKVEGSAGGGMVRVIANGQQEILEVHIESELLNSEDIDMLSDLIVAATNDALRKARELAMSRMGSLLGGMKLPWF; this is encoded by the coding sequence TTGGAAGGAAGGTTGTTAAAGCAGTTCCAGGAAAAGATCCTTAAAATACAAGAAGAGCTAGCTTCCCAAAAGGTTGAAGGGTCAGCAGGAGGAGGTATGGTTAGGGTTATAGCTAATGGTCAACAAGAGATACTTGAAGTTCATATAGAGTCCGAGTTATTAAATTCTGAAGATATAGATATGCTCTCAGATTTAATTGTGGCAGCTACTAATGATGCCTTAAGAAAAGCAAGAGAGCTTGCTATGAGCAGAATGGGAAGCCTTTTAGGGGGGATGAAACTTCCTTGGTTCTAG
- a CDS encoding 23S rRNA (pseudouridine(1915)-N(3))-methyltransferase RlmH, with product MAYRVRIVAVGKIRQKFYKEAISEYIKRLSPFCRILIDEVEEVGDPLKEGDNILRIVKDNNCFIALDERGELLTSLDFSKRLEKFFLKGEEPVFALGGVRGFSEQIRKSALEVWALSKLTFTHELARLILIEQIYRAFKIMRGEPYHY from the coding sequence ATGGCTTACAGGGTGAGGATAGTGGCGGTAGGGAAAATAAGACAGAAGTTTTATAAGGAGGCTATAAGTGAGTATATTAAAAGGCTTTCTCCATTTTGTAGAATACTGATTGATGAAGTTGAAGAGGTAGGAGATCCTTTAAAAGAAGGGGATAATATTTTAAGGATAGTTAAAGATAATAATTGCTTTATAGCTTTAGATGAAAGGGGCGAGCTTTTAACCTCGTTAGATTTTTCTAAGAGATTAGAGAAGTTTTTTTTGAAAGGAGAAGAACCTGTCTTTGCTTTAGGCGGAGTCAGAGGTTTTTCTGAGCAGATTAGAAAATCGGCTTTAGAAGTTTGGGCTCTTTCAAAGCTGACCTTTACTCACGAGCTTGCAAGGCTTATTCTTATTGAGCAAATATATAGGGCTTTTAAGATTATGAGAGGAGAGCCCTATCATTATTAA
- a CDS encoding transketolase family protein — translation MVTKRSPREAYAKALIKLGEERDDIVVFDADLSTSTQTAKFGARFPRRFFNMGVAEANMMATAAGMAISGKTVFASTFAVFATSRAYDQVRVAIAYSSANVKIVATHGGITVGEDGASHHAIEDLALMRVMPNMRVLAPSDYQSTYSLILKVAEEKGPFYVRLTRVSLPDIYSEGEVFNLGGGKLLREGRDVTIVAEGPVVFEALSAAEMLASEGISAEVIDSYSIKPLPEELILDSLSKTKRVVTVEDHSIIGGLGGAIAELISEKLPCPLKRLGVRDTFCCSGSAAELLKHVGLDAEGITREVKKFLDKF, via the coding sequence ATGGTGACAAAGAGATCTCCGAGAGAAGCATATGCTAAAGCTCTAATAAAACTTGGGGAGGAAAGAGATGATATAGTTGTTTTTGATGCAGATCTTTCTACATCTACACAAACGGCTAAGTTCGGTGCTCGTTTTCCCAGGAGATTTTTTAATATGGGAGTAGCCGAAGCTAATATGATGGCTACTGCTGCTGGTATGGCTATTTCTGGTAAAACCGTTTTTGCAAGTACTTTTGCTGTTTTTGCCACTTCGAGAGCTTATGATCAGGTTAGAGTTGCGATAGCTTACTCTTCGGCTAATGTTAAAATAGTTGCTACGCACGGGGGTATTACTGTTGGAGAGGATGGAGCAAGTCATCATGCTATTGAGGATCTTGCTTTAATGCGAGTGATGCCTAACATGAGAGTTTTAGCTCCCTCTGATTATCAATCTACATATTCTCTGATCTTAAAAGTTGCTGAGGAGAAGGGGCCTTTTTATGTTCGTTTAACTAGGGTGTCTCTTCCGGATATATACTCGGAAGGAGAAGTCTTCAATTTAGGAGGAGGAAAGCTTTTGAGGGAAGGTAGAGATGTAACGATAGTTGCTGAGGGTCCTGTAGTCTTTGAGGCTCTTTCTGCAGCTGAAATGCTCGCTAGTGAGGGCATTTCTGCTGAGGTCATAGATTCCTATTCCATAAAGCCTTTGCCTGAGGAGCTGATTCTCGATAGCTTATCTAAGACGAAGAGGGTTGTAACTGTTGAGGATCATAGTATAATAGGTGGTCTTGGAGGGGCTATTGCGGAGTTGATATCGGAAAAACTTCCCTGCCCTTTGAAAAGATTAGGTGTAAGAGACACTTTCTGTTGTTCAGGGTCTGCTGCTGAGCTTTTAAAGCATGTGGGGCTTGATGCTGAAGGAATAACAAGAGAGGTGAAAAAATTCCTTGATAAGTTTTAG